The Mesomycoplasma ovipneumoniae genome window below encodes:
- a CDS encoding chromate transporter, whose amino-acid sequence MRDFLTLLWFVVKISLISFGGGNSLMPIIFSQAVVKKGWISKSDFDQGLILTNLLPGPSSLQMMALVCIKKLGAFWGVLATVLGIFPHILLFFTLFILVKKLPPRYLVTFNLAIFSTIIGILLGFCYIYWKKDKNSKNKLVYYTVLSLSFAYCLFVPSPYNLAIVPILVIMFIYSVLFLFKKWKKNRDFTN is encoded by the coding sequence ATGAGAGATTTTTTAACACTTTTATGGTTTGTTGTAAAAATTTCTTTAATTTCTTTTGGCGGAGGAAATTCTTTAATGCCTATTATTTTTAGTCAGGCAGTTGTCAAAAAAGGATGGATTTCAAAAAGTGATTTTGATCAAGGTTTAATTTTGACCAATTTACTCCCCGGACCTTCATCACTTCAAATGATGGCATTAGTTTGCATTAAAAAATTAGGCGCTTTTTGGGGTGTTTTAGCAACAGTTTTGGGAATTTTCCCGCATATTTTATTATTTTTTACTTTATTTATTTTAGTAAAAAAATTACCTCCAAGATATTTAGTCACTTTTAACTTAGCAATTTTCTCAACAATTATCGGAATTTTACTTGGATTTTGTTATATTTATTGAAAAAAAGACAAGAATTCAAAGAATAAATTAGTTTATTACACCGTTTTATCATTAAGTTTTGCATATTGTTTGTTTGTCCCAAGTCCGTATAATTTAGCGATTGTCCCAATTTTAGTAATTATGTTTATATATTCAGTTTTATTTTTGTTTAAAAAATGAAAGAAAAACCGTGATTTTACTAATTAG
- the prfA gene encoding peptide chain release factor 1 — protein MEKKFLDSLEKIHKKYQDLSQLLLTDEIINNQKKYLEIAKEISSIEEISLTFDLLLKNQQTLEEAKTLLSQEKDPELQHLAKSEIASANKNIEALEEKLLILMLPKDENDDKDVIVEIRGAAGGDEANIFVGDLFRMYQKWADSQRAKVKILSSSLALAGGFSQIFFQISGQNIYSKLKFESGVHRVQRVPETETMGRIHTSTATVTVMPKIDNKIEVEINPSDLKIDTYRSSGAGGQSVNTTDSAVRITHIPTGIVVTSQDERSQIGNKEIAMGILRSKIYNLEVQKRLETQANFRKLAGSGARSEKIRTYNYPQDRLTDHRIGFSCSLKPVIQGSLNPIIEALLSQERAELILQSYGDK, from the coding sequence ATGGAAAAAAAATTTTTAGACTCTTTAGAAAAAATTCATAAAAAATATCAAGATTTAAGTCAGCTTTTGTTAACTGATGAAATAATTAATAATCAAAAAAAATATTTAGAAATAGCAAAAGAAATTTCTTCAATTGAAGAAATTTCTTTGACATTTGATTTACTTTTAAAAAATCAGCAAACACTTGAAGAAGCAAAAACACTTCTTAGTCAAGAAAAAGATCCAGAATTACAACATTTAGCAAAATCTGAAATTGCAAGTGCTAATAAAAATATTGAAGCACTCGAAGAAAAACTCTTAATTTTAATGCTTCCAAAAGATGAAAATGACGATAAAGACGTAATTGTTGAAATCCGCGGCGCTGCTGGGGGTGACGAGGCTAATATTTTTGTTGGCGATCTTTTTCGAATGTACCAAAAATGAGCTGATTCCCAAAGAGCAAAAGTTAAAATTCTTAGCTCATCGCTTGCACTTGCTGGCGGTTTTTCACAGATTTTTTTTCAAATTTCTGGTCAAAATATATACTCAAAACTTAAATTTGAATCAGGTGTCCACCGTGTTCAACGGGTTCCTGAGACCGAAACAATGGGCAGAATTCACACCTCAACTGCCACAGTTACCGTGATGCCAAAAATTGACAACAAAATTGAAGTCGAAATTAACCCTTCTGATCTTAAAATTGATACTTATCGATCCTCAGGAGCCGGCGGTCAGTCTGTAAATACGACCGATTCGGCAGTTAGAATTACTCATATTCCCACCGGAATTGTTGTAACTTCTCAAGATGAAAGATCCCAAATTGGCAACAAAGAAATAGCGATGGGAATTCTGAGGTCAAAAATTTATAACCTTGAAGTTCAAAAAAGACTTGAAACACAAGCTAATTTTCGCAAACTTGCCGGATCAGGGGCTCGTTCTGAAAAAATTAGAACTTATAACTACCCTCAAGATAGGCTGACCGACCATCGAATAGGATTTTCTTGTTCTTTAAAACCGGTCATCCAAGGAAGTCTAAATCCAATAATTGAAGCCTTATTATCTCAAGAAAGAGCTGAGTTAATCTTGCAAAGCTATGGAGATAAATAG
- a CDS encoding DUF31 family protein: MAKKQNKSLKKILTKILPIVGISTTFFIASCTPLGAVRDIVQRTLEIGQANPWDQELDQTKPLDSIIIGRVALGSKLKASDFLKQYSTLDLDDDSSRISRRAINSRSSFLDSAIIWTFIPGVDNLDLNAKFELKITPLTNSANDFYGSIKVKVDSYNKDTKTLVQSKEFVITGFETDQTGIYAYKERINTAFEKIETLELKNQSTFDINSLKSDSDIWEYINLPSNFEKMDVDKLRNSDEFDVPDQPQSVPSIQDIAKNPYRLKVKNFYYLKATILKDSYDSQNGTVDVVLSIYHDQYHNYVSKIVKLKVKQHQNLKKLTEIKSFKLRDEYSNFLPSFLINSTENSGEELSKYIDFGGLDHKKYDIKKVPSLSNDQNGEFYLILSPKENDLTSGPTSPGQIIKVDGFNSYDKIFASSEFTSQINFDFIDSWYKLPTTANISEKLKNISQSLNSSGDALLWPLFGQAVKKTLSEATLFKSTGELSNFEQLNYSFGSLAEFKISETGVSFYFGNSVQDYYQINVKFTNTRESKNIVEDFGTKVLGKNIINDSLRSRSMVIQLRSNAFDPRTNSNTTRITSGTAWVFDRKLKPDPNNEGKFLPTNTYYLATNLHVISDLINKPDQIYSFSYLLDGNLERLDDISFDDTNLFRRFDRISKTEANRDFLPPEGFQYINSESKKFWNNLKINPIGLDMPDRGKFRDIAIIEVTFPEDEHKNNPFNFGIPFLDRTFLGRDSYIKNVPDAVRHYNEAPLDVLVTDKFLPTFTKGTQLKTSKIESALPLHAYLGGFLGGYTWITDNKNSFVTIDELKKDNQFKQDNSPKSFQGATSISLPGLRGGRGMSGSLVVNEYNQVIGIFWGGYFPQTVPGRNPLVKGIGQFDPIGVKIDNNPTVLAKWLAQTKDVQTDLDQTSEKVFSLEDPAQIERLAHSARWLKFSNGQNSQTTPDV, translated from the coding sequence ATGGCAAAAAAACAAAATAAATCTTTAAAAAAAATACTAACAAAAATTCTCCCAATAGTTGGAATTTCAACTACATTTTTTATCGCTTCTTGCACACCGCTTGGTGCGGTCAGAGATATTGTCCAGCGAACTCTCGAAATTGGCCAGGCAAACCCTTGAGATCAAGAACTTGATCAAACCAAGCCTTTAGATTCAATAATTATAGGTAGAGTGGCTTTAGGTAGCAAACTTAAGGCATCTGATTTTTTAAAACAGTATTCAACCTTAGATTTAGATGATGATTCAAGCAGAATATCTCGCCGTGCGATAAATAGTAGAAGTTCATTTTTAGATTCAGCAATTATTTGAACTTTTATCCCAGGTGTTGATAATCTTGACTTAAATGCAAAATTTGAATTAAAAATTACCCCACTTACAAATTCTGCTAATGATTTTTACGGTTCAATTAAAGTTAAGGTTGACTCTTATAATAAAGACACAAAAACTTTGGTTCAATCAAAAGAGTTTGTTATTACCGGCTTTGAAACTGATCAAACCGGAATTTATGCTTATAAAGAAAGAATTAATACCGCTTTTGAAAAAATAGAAACCTTAGAATTAAAAAATCAAAGCACTTTTGATATTAACTCACTAAAATCTGACTCAGATATTTGGGAGTATATAAATTTACCGTCAAATTTTGAAAAAATGGACGTAGATAAACTTAGAAATTCCGATGAATTTGATGTTCCAGATCAACCACAATCAGTCCCAAGTATTCAAGATATTGCCAAAAATCCTTACCGTTTAAAGGTTAAAAATTTCTATTATTTAAAAGCAACAATTTTAAAAGACTCATATGATTCCCAAAACGGAACTGTCGATGTTGTTTTGTCAATTTATCATGATCAATACCATAATTATGTCTCAAAAATTGTAAAATTAAAAGTTAAGCAACACCAAAATCTAAAAAAATTAACTGAAATTAAAAGTTTCAAACTTAGAGACGAGTATTCTAACTTTTTGCCATCTTTTTTAATAAATTCCACCGAAAATTCAGGTGAGGAATTATCTAAATATATCGATTTTGGTGGTTTAGATCACAAAAAGTATGATATTAAAAAAGTTCCCTCACTTTCAAATGACCAAAATGGTGAATTTTACCTAATTTTAAGTCCAAAAGAAAACGATTTAACCTCAGGCCCAACAAGTCCTGGTCAAATTATTAAAGTTGACGGATTTAACTCATATGATAAGATTTTTGCCTCAAGTGAATTTACAAGTCAAATAAATTTTGACTTTATTGATTCTTGATATAAATTACCAACTACAGCAAATATTTCAGAAAAATTAAAAAATATTTCTCAAAGTTTAAACTCCTCAGGTGATGCACTTTTGTGGCCACTTTTTGGTCAAGCAGTTAAAAAAACACTATCAGAAGCGACACTTTTTAAAAGTACTGGAGAATTAAGTAATTTTGAACAATTAAATTATAGTTTTGGTTCATTAGCTGAATTTAAAATTTCTGAGACAGGAGTTTCATTTTACTTTGGTAATTCAGTTCAAGACTATTACCAAATTAACGTAAAATTTACTAACACTAGAGAAAGCAAAAACATTGTTGAAGATTTTGGCACAAAAGTACTTGGAAAAAATATAATTAATGACTCATTGCGTTCAAGATCAATGGTAATTCAATTGCGCTCAAATGCTTTTGACCCAAGAACTAATTCAAATACAACCCGAATTACCTCAGGGACAGCTTGAGTTTTTGATCGAAAATTAAAACCTGACCCTAATAATGAAGGAAAATTTTTACCTACCAACACTTATTATCTAGCCACAAATTTACATGTTATTTCAGATTTAATTAACAAACCGGATCAAATTTATTCATTTTCCTATTTACTCGACGGAAATTTGGAAAGATTAGATGATATTAGTTTTGATGATACTAATTTATTTCGCCGTTTTGATCGAATTTCAAAAACTGAAGCCAACAGAGATTTTTTACCCCCTGAAGGATTTCAGTATATAAACTCTGAGTCAAAAAAATTCTGGAATAATTTAAAAATTAATCCTATTGGCCTAGATATGCCCGATCGAGGAAAATTTCGTGATATTGCAATAATTGAAGTAACTTTTCCTGAAGATGAACATAAAAACAATCCATTTAATTTTGGAATTCCTTTTTTAGATCGTACCTTTTTGGGCAGAGATTCATATATAAAAAATGTTCCCGATGCTGTTCGACATTACAACGAAGCTCCACTTGATGTTTTAGTAACAGATAAATTTCTTCCTACTTTTACAAAAGGAACTCAACTTAAGACCTCAAAAATTGAATCAGCCTTACCACTGCATGCTTATTTAGGTGGTTTTTTAGGCGGATATACCTGAATTACTGATAATAAAAATTCATTTGTTACAATTGATGAGCTAAAAAAAGACAACCAGTTCAAACAGGATAATTCTCCTAAATCTTTCCAAGGTGCAACTTCAATTTCACTTCCTGGACTTCGTGGTGGTCGAGGAATGTCTGGTTCGCTCGTTGTAAATGAATATAACCAAGTTATCGGTATTTTTTGGGGTGGATATTTCCCTCAAACCGTACCAGGGAGAAATCCTCTTGTTAAAGGAATTGGTCAATTTGACCCAATTGGTGTAAAAATTGACAATAATCCAACAGTTTTAGCAAAATGGCTTGCGCAAACAAAGGATGTTCAAACTGATTTGGATCAAACTTCAGAAAAAGTTTTTTCCCTTGAAGATCCAGCCCAAATTGAAAGACTTGCTCACTCAGCGCGTTGGCTTAAATTTTCTAACGGTCAAAATTCCCAAACAACCCCTGATGTTTAA
- a CDS encoding tRNA (cytidine(34)-2'-O)-methyltransferase → MINIVLFQPEIGPNTGNIIRSCFVLNMKLHIIKPIAFDLDPKHLKRPAAGILLSEIQHEIHSDWQNFAKKYSTKNLYFITRYGQKVYSQIDFKTEFNKNSEIFLIFGRESTGIPIEILKSNKEKCLRIPMSAHARSLNLANSVVIMAYEIYRQLDFSGLSCFEVQKGKNYLD, encoded by the coding sequence ATGATTAACATTGTGCTATTTCAGCCCGAAATAGGTCCAAATACAGGCAATATCATCCGTTCTTGTTTTGTTTTGAATATGAAATTGCATATAATAAAGCCTATTGCATTTGACCTAGATCCAAAACACTTAAAAAGGCCAGCAGCTGGAATTCTTTTGTCAGAAATTCAACATGAAATTCATAGTGATTGACAAAATTTTGCAAAAAAATATAGCACAAAAAATTTATATTTTATAACCCGTTATGGCCAAAAAGTTTATTCGCAAATTGATTTTAAAACCGAATTTAACAAAAATAGCGAGATTTTCCTCATTTTTGGCAGGGAATCAACCGGAATTCCAATTGAAATTCTAAAATCAAATAAGGAAAAATGCTTGCGAATTCCAATGTCTGCTCATGCTAGATCGCTTAATTTAGCAAATTCTGTTGTTATTATGGCATACGAAATTTATCGTCAACTTGATTTTAGCGGGCTGTCTTGCTTTGAGGTTCAAAAAGGTAAAAATTATCTTGACTAA
- a CDS encoding chromate transporter, with translation MILLISLTILGIAVISLIVFGGGQVFMPVFNWFWLQLGELGLEIDQEKINQIFTVANSTPGVFSIKLAAVTGFLIADFGVLGWFLSFIFLMAFILPAIFLVVIWLKALNRVSQKKGSHFTKIVQIFRPAIIGIILALAFQLFINLVLVNYAFNSNDGYFVTKEINVFISGWRLWVFISFAIFWSIIVFILYLRKVNVFLLIIIGILLSLISLQPWL, from the coding sequence GTGATTTTACTAATTAGTTTAACAATTTTGGGGATAGCAGTTATTAGTTTAATTGTCTTTGGTGGCGGGCAAGTTTTTATGCCTGTTTTTAATTGATTTTGATTACAACTTGGAGAGCTAGGTCTTGAAATTGATCAAGAAAAAATTAATCAAATTTTCACTGTCGCAAATTCAACACCAGGTGTTTTTTCAATTAAATTGGCCGCAGTTACTGGATTTTTAATTGCAGATTTTGGAGTTTTAGGTTGATTTCTTTCATTTATTTTTTTAATGGCATTTATACTACCGGCAATTTTTTTAGTTGTAATTTGACTAAAAGCCTTAAATAGAGTTTCGCAAAAAAAGGGCTCACATTTTACAAAAATAGTACAAATTTTTCGACCGGCAATTATTGGAATTATTTTAGCGCTTGCTTTTCAACTTTTTATCAATTTAGTGCTTGTAAATTATGCTTTTAATTCTAATGATGGATATTTTGTCACAAAAGAAATAAATGTTTTTATAAGCGGCTGAAGACTTTGAGTTTTTATTTCTTTTGCAATTTTTTGGTCTATAATAGTTTTTATTTTGTATTTGCGAAAAGTAAATGTTTTTCTGTTAATTATTATCGGAATTTTACTTTCACTTATTAGTTTACAACCTTGACTTTAG
- a CDS encoding L-lactate dehydrogenase, translating into MKPIKIVLIGAGNVGNSFLYAAMNQGLASEYGIIDINPDFAEGNAFDFEDASASLLRPFSVRRYDYSDLKDADFILITAGRPQKPGETRLELVADNIRIIRDIAFKVKESGFSGITVIASNPVDVITRAYRDASGFSDQKVIGTGTILDTARLQFEIAKRAKIAPNSVQAYVMGEHGDSSFVAYSNIKIAGECFCHFSELTGINSSNYEKELEYPVSRRAYEIINRKRATFYGIGAALARIVSNIIQDSKNILIVGANLRGQYGFDGVNIGVPAVLGANGIEKIIEITLNDKEKEKFAKSVEIVDTIYKDAMKNL; encoded by the coding sequence ATGAAGCCAATCAAAATCGTTCTAATCGGCGCAGGAAACGTTGGAAATTCATTTCTTTATGCAGCAATGAATCAAGGTCTTGCATCTGAATACGGAATTATCGATATAAACCCTGATTTTGCAGAAGGAAATGCATTTGATTTTGAGGATGCTTCCGCTTCACTTTTGCGTCCTTTTTCAGTTCGCCGTTATGACTATAGCGATCTAAAAGATGCAGATTTTATTTTAATTACAGCAGGAAGACCTCAAAAACCAGGTGAAACTCGACTTGAATTAGTTGCTGATAATATTCGAATTATCCGTGATATTGCTTTTAAAGTTAAAGAAAGTGGCTTTAGCGGAATTACCGTTATTGCTTCAAACCCTGTTGATGTTATTACTCGCGCTTATCGTGATGCCTCAGGATTTTCTGACCAAAAAGTTATCGGAACAGGAACAATACTTGACACTGCAAGACTTCAATTTGAAATTGCAAAAAGAGCAAAAATTGCCCCAAATTCAGTTCAGGCTTACGTAATGGGTGAGCATGGTGATTCATCTTTTGTTGCCTATTCTAATATTAAAATTGCAGGTGAATGTTTTTGTCATTTTTCAGAACTAACCGGAATTAATAGTTCAAATTACGAGAAAGAGCTCGAATATCCAGTTTCACGTCGTGCTTATGAAATAATTAACAGAAAAAGAGCGACATTTTACGGAATTGGTGCTGCATTAGCCCGAATTGTTAGCAACATTATCCAAGACTCAAAAAATATTCTTATTGTCGGTGCGAATTTACGTGGTCAGTACGGGTTCGATGGCGTAAATATTGGAGTTCCAGCTGTCCTTGGTGCAAATGGTATTGAGAAAATCATTGAAATTACGCTCAATGATAAAGAAAAAGAAAAATTCGCAAAATCAGTCGAAATTGTCGATACTATTTACAAAGACGCTATGAAAAATCTTTAG
- a CDS encoding hexose phosphate transporter has protein sequence MNDNFILKFAQKNIKEKKLTFSAGLILWALIVFAYMIFVINWGFASAGLNGKAGESGYLGHFFPDASAAPGTVVNQAVNWGITIGRGIGSILVGWFIVKISHKYTVVLSLIFMLFGIAAPYSPTYAGFIILRTIFAIGGTMQIVLIQPVVSNYLNSRQKAVISQFSPFFYPIGTIITLIPFIMTGEIQDSVRSHWQTIFLVIGLLTLIPLIGYIILGTKFDLYPSALAKQPKQEKLTLSSFFKQKDTWYWTIVYGSWLIAVVFPFTFSKPIFARLVGDAAGTTFNQKISVFLIVFLSGMFVGPFTIGLFSKYQLQRRKYITTVISLGVLFYVLATVVFVTKVGKDPLSAKTYTDGWTWLFLIFGLLMGICLWGIQGVMLNLPHEYPGANPKRVGFQFGLIWGLGYTAFTLATIITSLVNTPPGVDTKTVTGNVDGYALGAYILIIIFSLASAIGLALLKEPHPSYKKLLRIRKLSDIKRIQL, from the coding sequence ATGAATGATAATTTTATTTTAAAATTTGCTCAAAAAAACATAAAAGAAAAAAAATTAACTTTTAGTGCCGGGTTAATTCTATGAGCATTAATTGTTTTTGCTTATATGATTTTTGTCATAAATTGAGGATTTGCATCAGCTGGACTCAACGGAAAAGCTGGTGAAAGTGGATATTTAGGACATTTTTTCCCAGATGCTAGTGCCGCGCCTGGAACTGTAGTTAATCAAGCAGTTAACTGAGGAATTACAATCGGTCGTGGAATTGGATCGATTCTAGTTGGTTGATTTATTGTAAAAATTTCGCATAAGTATACTGTTGTATTGTCGCTCATTTTCATGCTTTTTGGAATAGCAGCGCCTTATTCACCAACTTATGCAGGGTTCATAATTTTAAGAACTATTTTTGCAATTGGTGGAACAATGCAAATTGTTTTAATTCAACCAGTTGTTTCAAACTATTTAAATTCACGTCAAAAAGCGGTAATTTCACAGTTTTCACCGTTTTTTTACCCAATTGGAACAATAATAACACTTATTCCTTTTATAATGACTGGCGAAATTCAAGATTCTGTTCGCTCTCATTGACAAACAATTTTCTTGGTAATTGGACTTTTAACACTTATTCCTTTAATTGGCTACATAATTTTAGGAACAAAATTTGACCTATATCCTTCTGCTTTAGCAAAACAACCTAAACAAGAAAAACTAACTTTATCAAGCTTTTTTAAACAAAAAGATACTTGATATTGAACAATTGTTTATGGTTCATGACTTATTGCAGTTGTTTTCCCCTTTACATTCTCTAAGCCAATTTTTGCTCGTCTAGTTGGTGATGCTGCCGGAACAACTTTTAACCAAAAAATCTCAGTTTTCCTAATTGTTTTCTTATCAGGAATGTTTGTTGGCCCATTTACAATTGGATTGTTTTCAAAATATCAACTTCAAAGACGTAAATATATAACAACAGTTATTTCTTTAGGTGTTCTTTTTTATGTTCTTGCTACCGTTGTTTTTGTTACAAAAGTAGGAAAAGACCCTCTAAGTGCAAAAACTTATACTGATGGTTGAACTTGATTATTTTTAATTTTTGGTCTCTTAATGGGAATTTGTCTCTGGGGAATTCAAGGAGTAATGCTTAATTTACCTCATGAATATCCAGGCGCAAATCCTAAAAGAGTCGGATTCCAATTTGGACTTATTTGGGGACTTGGTTATACAGCCTTTACATTAGCAACAATAATAACTTCGTTGGTTAATACGCCTCCAGGGGTGGATACAAAAACAGTTACCGGAAATGTTGATGGATATGCCTTAGGTGCTTATATTTTAATTATAATTTTTTCATTAGCTTCGGCAATCGGTCTTGCTTTATTAAAAGAGCCTCATCCAAGCTATAAAAAATTGTTAAGAATCCGTAAACTTTCAGATATTAAACGAATTCAATTGTAA
- the gltX gene encoding glutamate--tRNA ligase, which yields MKIRTRYAPSPTGFLHIGGARTALINYLFAKHHGGDFILRIEDTDTQRNIKDGERSQIENLEWLGIFPDEKPGTVSEYGPYRQSEKIERYQKLAQELVQKGFAYYAFDNAHELELQKKEQEKQGIYSFRYDRNWLKISGQEKQKRLENNEFVIRFAVDKDKNYCWNDLVRGKICFEGSAISDWVIIKSDGFPTYNFAVVVDDYDMKITHIFRGEEHISNTPKQIALYEAFSFEKPEFGHLTIITDKNGKKLSKRDSSLFQFIEDYKNQGYHSHAVFNFLALLGWTSTDSREFFEHNELIKAFDFKRLSKAPSYFDTEKLNWFSKSYISKMEIDQILPHLNLQIDSEWNRFFVQTFQKSAVKYSDFFENLDFFAKPQNSMSQKIIDLLEQSNQEPIELFSQKIDYDDWQFSKIENLIKEIGQTLKIKGKNLLLPLRLATTWAESGPELARAIWLLGPQVIQKRLKKWK from the coding sequence ATGAAAATTAGAACACGCTATGCCCCTTCGCCAACGGGATTTTTGCATATTGGTGGAGCTCGGACTGCGCTTATTAATTATCTTTTTGCAAAACATCACGGTGGTGATTTTATTTTACGAATCGAGGACACTGATACCCAAAGAAATATCAAAGATGGTGAGCGTTCCCAAATTGAAAATTTAGAATGACTTGGAATTTTTCCAGATGAAAAACCTGGCACAGTTTCAGAATATGGTCCATACCGTCAGTCAGAAAAAATTGAGCGCTATCAAAAATTAGCCCAAGAATTGGTTCAAAAAGGTTTTGCATATTATGCTTTTGACAACGCCCACGAACTTGAACTGCAAAAAAAAGAGCAAGAAAAACAAGGTATTTATAGTTTTCGCTATGACAGAAACTGACTTAAAATTTCTGGCCAGGAAAAACAAAAACGTCTAGAAAATAACGAGTTTGTTATTAGATTTGCTGTTGACAAAGACAAGAATTATTGCTGAAATGATTTAGTTCGTGGAAAAATTTGCTTTGAAGGTTCTGCCATTAGTGATTGAGTTATTATAAAATCTGACGGATTTCCAACATACAATTTTGCTGTTGTTGTTGATGATTATGATATGAAAATTACTCATATTTTCCGCGGAGAAGAGCATATTTCAAATACTCCAAAACAAATTGCGCTTTATGAGGCCTTTTCATTTGAAAAACCAGAATTTGGTCACCTTACAATAATTACTGATAAAAATGGTAAAAAACTTTCAAAAAGAGACTCATCACTTTTCCAATTTATTGAGGACTATAAAAATCAAGGTTATCATAGCCATGCTGTTTTTAATTTTTTAGCACTTTTAGGTTGAACTAGCACTGATTCTCGCGAATTTTTTGAGCACAACGAATTAATTAAGGCATTTGATTTTAAAAGACTTTCAAAAGCGCCTTCATATTTTGATACTGAAAAATTAAACTGGTTTTCAAAATCTTATATTTCAAAAATGGAGATAGACCAAATTTTACCGCATCTAAATCTTCAAATAGACTCTGAATGAAACCGGTTTTTTGTTCAAACATTTCAAAAAAGTGCTGTAAAATACAGCGACTTTTTTGAAAATCTCGATTTTTTCGCAAAACCTCAAAACTCAATGAGCCAAAAAATAATCGATTTACTAGAGCAGTCAAATCAGGAACCAATTGAACTTTTTTCACAAAAAATTGACTATGATGATTGACAATTTTCAAAAATTGAAAATTTAATCAAGGAAATTGGCCAAACCTTAAAAATAAAAGGTAAAAATTTATTGTTACCTTTACGACTGGCAACAACATGAGCTGAATCAGGCCCTGAATTAGCAAGGGCAATTTGACTTTTAGGTCCACAAGTAATCCAAAAAAGGCTTAAAAAATGAAAGTAA
- a CDS encoding peptide chain release factor N(5)-glutamine methyltransferase — MEINSRKLELLKEKQRYNLPLEVSKLELLKLEMNYPVQKIIGFIEMENVRIFLDQKVFIPRYETQELLQKVKKVIKKDSFVLDLCCGSGFIGLALAKFSGAKITLVDISDEAILQTKLNAKYNNLDVKVVKSDLFSNIIGQKFDIIVSNPPYLKRQKLDESVINFEPEAALFSEPEPFSFYQKIMEQIDNFLNDKGWIFFEIDKDSVNFFKKNFPEFKIENDINQKPRFAYWQKNSNYPINL; from the coding sequence ATGGAGATAAATAGTAGAAAATTGGAACTTTTAAAGGAAAAACAACGTTATAATTTGCCCTTAGAAGTTTCCAAACTTGAACTTTTAAAGTTAGAAATGAACTATCCAGTCCAAAAAATCATCGGATTTATTGAAATGGAAAATGTTCGAATTTTTTTAGACCAAAAAGTTTTTATTCCCCGTTATGAAACACAAGAATTACTGCAAAAAGTCAAAAAAGTAATAAAAAAAGATAGTTTTGTTCTTGATTTATGTTGTGGTTCAGGATTTATTGGCCTTGCTCTTGCCAAATTTAGCGGCGCAAAAATTACTCTGGTTGATATTAGTGATGAGGCGATTTTGCAAACAAAATTAAATGCAAAATACAACAATTTAGATGTAAAAGTTGTAAAATCTGACCTTTTTAGCAATATTATTGGCCAAAAATTTGATATTATTGTCTCAAATCCTCCTTATCTCAAAAGGCAAAAACTTGATGAGTCAGTTATTAATTTTGAACCTGAAGCTGCATTATTTTCTGAACCCGAACCTTTTTCATTTTATCAAAAAATAATGGAACAAATCGATAATTTTCTTAATGATAAAGGTTGAATTTTTTTTGAAATTGACAAAGATAGTGTCAATTTTTTCAAAAAAAATTTCCCTGAATTCAAAATTGAAAATGATATAAATCAAAAACCAAGATTTGCTTATTGGCAAAAAAACTCAAATTATCCTATAAATTTATAG